One part of the Malus sylvestris chromosome 2, drMalSylv7.2, whole genome shotgun sequence genome encodes these proteins:
- the LOC126592146 gene encoding uncharacterized protein LOC126592146, translating into MSKRKLPSDDHSPPSFSPRSSDTMPCSSAMELLTQEHHPSLGRSMFFKRSRHHYAHQYSRRNSGNLANPSTSRGKGVPLRDDKLSYKLATQSSSEARRHSETKEKPFLLPARIRSGFLTTDAVSPDPGKMVCAICDKLLRRKPFFLGSTQSSTEVSVVAVLVCGHLFHADCLEQKTSFEDRHNPHCPLCAGLLPKVEDSRE; encoded by the exons ATGAGCAAGAGGAAGCTCCCCTCTGATGATCACAGCCCTCCATCTTTCTCTCCTCGTTCTTCGG ACACCATGCCGTGTTCTTCTGCAATGGAATTATTAACACAAGAG CATCATCCAAGCCTCGGGCGATCAATGTTCTTTAAACGCTCACGTCATCACTATGCGCACCAGTACTCTCGACGTAACTCTGGCAATCTTGCTAACCCATCAACCTCTCGCGGAAAAGGAGTGCCTTTGCGTGACGATAAGCTCTCCTATAAGTTGGCTACTCAATCCAGCTCCGAGGCCAGACGTCATTCAG AAACCAAGGAAAAACCTTTTCTTCTGCCAGCAAGAATTAGATCTGGTTTCTTGACAACGGATGCTGTATCACCAGATCCAGGGAAGATGGTATGTGCGATTTGTGACAAGCTGTTGAGGCGCAAACCTTTCTTTCTCGGTAGCACACAGTCTTCTACTGAAGTCTCTGTTGTAGCAGTTTTAGTTTGCGGCCATCTTTTCCATGCAGATTGTTTGGAGCAGAAAACAAGTTTTGAAGATAGACACAACCCCCACTGTCCGTTGTGTGCGGGATTATTGCCCAAGGTTGAAGATTCAAGAGAGTAG